From the Primulina tabacum isolate GXHZ01 chromosome 15, ASM2559414v2, whole genome shotgun sequence genome, one window contains:
- the LOC142526935 gene encoding 24-methylenesterol C-methyltransferase 2 → MDSLSLFCTASLVAGGLYWFLCILGSAEQKGKRAVHLSGGSIANEKVQDNYKQYWSFFRRPKEIEMAEKVPAFVDTFYNLVTDIYEWGWGQSFHFSPSIPGKSHREATRVHEEMAVDLLNVNPGARILDAGCGVGGPMRAIASHSGANVVGITINEYQVNRARMHNKKAGLDKLCEVVCGNFLQMPFDENSFDGAYSIEATCHAPKLEEVYNEIYRVLKPGSLYVSYEWVTTELYRGDDPEHVEVIQGIERGDALPGLRSYKDIAEVAKRVGFEVIKEKDLAKPPSTPWWTRLKMGRIAYWRNHILVTVLAWIGIAPKGVVDVHEMLFVTADYLTRGGETGIFTPMHMILCRKPEIKPGSSSD, encoded by the coding sequence ATGGATTCTCTCTCTCTATTCTGCACCGCCTCTCTCGTAGCCGGCGGATTGTACTGGTTCTTATGCATTCTCGGCTCGGCGGAGCAGAAAGGCAAGCGCGCCGTGCACCTCTCCGGCGGCTCCATTGCCAATGAAAAAGTCCAGGACAATTACAAGCAGTACTGGTCTTTCTTCCGCCGCCCTAAAGAGATCGAGATGGCTGAAAAGGTTCCAGCTTTTGTGGACACCTTCTACAATCTCGTCACGGATATCTACGAATGGGGTTGGGGGCAGTCTTTCCACTTTTCGCCTTCGATTCCTGGTAAATCACACCGCGAAGCTACCCGTGTTCACGAGGAGATGGCGGTGGATCTATTGAATGTCAATCCCGGAGCCAGGATTCTCGACGCGGGTTGCGGAGTCGGTGGCCCGATGCGTGCGATTGCGAGTCACTCCGGGGCAAATGTTGTGGGTATCACCATAAATGAGTACCAGGTGAACCGTGCCCGGATGCATAACAAAAAGGCTGGTCTTGACAAGCTGTGTGAGGTGGTGTGCGGGAATTTTCTCCAGATGCCCTTCGATGAGAACAGCTTCGACGGGGCTTACTCCATTGAAGCTACTTGTCATGCGCCGAAACTCGAAGAGGTGTACAACGAGATTTACAGGGTTTTGAAACCCGGATCCTTGTATGTCTCATATGAATGGGTCACCACAGAGTTATACCGCGGAGACGACCCGGAACACGTGGAGGTCATCCAAGGGATCGAGAGGGGAGACGCGTTGCCGGGTCTAAGGAGTTACAAGGATATAGCCGAAGTAGCGAAAAGGGTGGGTTTCGAAGTGATTAAGGAGAAGGATTTAGCGAAGCCACCGTCTACTCCATGGTGGACCCGGCTCAAAATGGGTCGGATTGCTTACTGGAGGAACCATATTCTAGTTACCGTGCTTGCCTGGATTGGGATTGCGCCAAAAGGTGTGGTGGATGTGCACGAGATGCTGTTTGTTACCGCTGATTACCTTACTCGAGGTGGAGAGACTGGGATTTTCACTCCGATGCATATGATTCTCTGCAGAAAGCCCGAGATTAAGCCCGGTTCCAGTTCGGATTAG